The Flavobacterium jumunjinense genome includes a region encoding these proteins:
- the rsmA gene encoding 16S rRNA (adenine(1518)-N(6)/adenine(1519)-N(6))-dimethyltransferase RsmA, with product MSVKAKKHLGQHFLTDESVAKNIADTLCLKGYEKVLEIGPGMGVLTKYLLEKPIETFVVEIDTESVAYLEENYKKLENHIISKDFLKYNLNEIFNNDQFAIIGNFPYNISTQIVFKTLEMRNQIPEFSGMFQKEVAQRICEKKGSKVYGILSVLTQAFYEAEYLFTVDEHVFDPPPRVKSGVLRLTRKENYHLPCDEKLFFSVVKQAFNQRRKTMRNSLKSMIHSDTLKEDVIFNLRPEQLSVEQFIELTQKIAADGV from the coding sequence ATGTCAGTAAAAGCAAAAAAACATCTAGGACAACATTTTCTTACAGACGAAAGTGTGGCTAAAAATATAGCAGACACTCTATGTTTAAAAGGTTATGAGAAAGTATTAGAAATTGGACCAGGAATGGGTGTATTAACAAAGTACCTTCTCGAAAAGCCAATTGAGACATTTGTAGTAGAGATAGATACAGAATCTGTAGCCTATTTAGAAGAAAACTATAAAAAACTAGAGAATCATATTATTTCAAAAGATTTTTTAAAATACAATTTGAACGAAATATTTAACAATGATCAATTTGCTATAATCGGAAATTTCCCGTATAATATATCAACCCAGATTGTTTTTAAAACATTGGAAATGCGAAATCAAATACCTGAATTTTCAGGGATGTTTCAAAAAGAAGTCGCTCAACGTATTTGTGAAAAAAAAGGAAGCAAAGTATATGGAATACTTTCAGTACTAACTCAAGCTTTCTATGAAGCAGAATATTTATTTACAGTAGATGAACATGTGTTTGATCCACCTCCAAGAGTAAAATCGGGTGTACTAAGGTTAACAAGAAAAGAAAATTACCATTTGCCATGCGATGAAAAATTATTTTTTTCCGTTGTAAAACAAGCTTTTAATCAAAGAAGAAAAACAATGCGAAACAGCTTAAAAAGCATGATTCATTCCGATACTTTAAAAGAAGATGTTATTTTCAACCTTAGACCAGAGCAACTTTCAGTAGAACAATTCATAGAACTAACCCAAAAAATAGCAGCCGATGGAGTTTAA
- a CDS encoding DUF4286 family protein → MIIYNVTINIDESVHDQWLQWMRNKHIDDVLATGLFISARMVKVLVEEEMGGQTYSVQYFTDSREKLEEYYKNHAPRLRNEGLALFADKMLAFRTELEVMSEHYGKEN, encoded by the coding sequence ATGATAATATACAACGTTACTATAAATATTGACGAAAGTGTGCATGACCAATGGTTGCAATGGATGAGAAACAAACACATAGACGATGTGTTAGCTACAGGTTTATTCATTAGCGCGAGAATGGTAAAAGTACTTGTTGAAGAAGAAATGGGTGGACAAACCTATTCCGTTCAGTATTTTACTGATTCTAGAGAGAAATTAGAAGAATATTACAAAAATCATGCTCCAAGATTAAGAAATGAAGGATTAGCTCTTTTTGCAGATAAAATGCTAGCTTTCAGAACTGAACTAGAAGTAATGAGCGAACATTATGGAAAAGAAAATTAA